The following DNA comes from Syntrophales bacterium.
ATGTAAAACCGGTGGACTTCAGTAAAACCCGCCCCTTTAACATTTTGCTCGTTGAGGATTCCGCAGATAACCGTCTTCTTATCCAGTCATACTTCAAGAGGACTTCAGATCATATAGACATAGCGGAAAATGGCGAGATTGCCGTTGAGAAGTTTAAGTCAGGGAAGTACGATCTTGTGCTGATGGATGTGCAGATGCCCGTGATGGACGGCTATACTGCCACCCGTGAGATCAGAAAATGGGAGCGTGAAAGCGGGGGGAAAGAAACTCCCATCATTGCCCTTACCGCCCATGCCATGGCAGAAGATGCCAAAAAGAGCCTTGACGCAGGATGTACCCATCATCTGACAAAACCGATAAGGAAGGCAACGCTTATGGAGACGATACAGAGATATAAGGATAGAGAATGAAACCAAAAATTAACGCATTCGTAAAAAGTCTTTTTGGGTCACCCTGAATTTATTTCAGGGTCTCTAACTTGCTGAAATAATAGATGCTGAAACAAGCGAGATCCTGAAACGAGTTCAGGACGACAAATGATGCAGTTTATGACTTTTTACGAACTTGTCAAAATACACGCGGGAAAACAAAAAAAATAAAGGGATATAATATGAACATACCTGAGGTGTGTAACCATGACGGATGAAAAAATAATTGTCCATGTGGACCCGGATATTGAGGACCTTATACCAGGTTTTCTCGAAAACAGACACAAAGACATAAAGACAATAGGAGAATCCCTCGCTGTTGGCGATTATGAGACCATACAGAGACTGGGACACTCGATGAAGGGGGCCGGCGGCGGATACGGATTTGATGAAATTACCGCAATAGGCTCACGCATTGAAAATGCGGCAAAGGAGGAAAACGCAGATGAAATCCAAAGGCAGGCGGGAGAACTCTTGCGTTACCTTGAAAATATTGAGGTAGTTTATGAATAATTTGGCAAAACCTCTGATTCTGTGCATTGACGACTATCCAGACAACCTCAGGTTGATCGAGCGGTTTCTCACGGACAGTTACAATGTCATTACCGCTGATAATGGCCTCAAAGGACTGGAATTAGCCGCCACTGAAAAACCTGACCTTATCCTGCTTGATATCATGATGCCGGAAATGGACGGTTATGAAGTTTGTTCCAGATTACAAAAGAACAATGAAACTGCCTATATCCCGGTAATATTTCTCACTGCTCTGGGGGAGGAGCAAGGCAAGGGAAAGGCATTTTCGGTCGGAGCTGTAGATTATCTGGTAAAACCGGTCCGAAAAGACCTTCTGATGGAAAAGGTCAGCAAGCATTTGCAAACAAATTCCCGATGGAAAGAAATACAGGAAGATGTCAAATCATGGTACGAGAGAATCCAGCCGGCTGATTTCATAAAGTTTAAAGAATCTCTGTTTGAACAATTGAACCTCGATCCCGAAAAAAAATTCAAGTTCGCAAATACTCCCCCTTCAATGATATATTCCATATCATCCGATATAGGAACAAATGAGAGTAAAACAGCTAAACATATTGCGGAGTTTCTGAAGTTGCCGTATGTCCCTCATATCAATCCTGAAGATGTTCAACTGGGTGTCCTCCCCACAACGTTTTGCAAGTCAAACCATATATTGCCGCTAAAGGATAAATCCGGTAAAAAGGCCTTCGTGGTAATCAACCCTTTTGACTGGGAACTCCTGGATACCATGATGAAATTTTCCGGCCTTGATAAAGCATCCAATCTAATCATAACAGAACCTGAAAATATCGAAATGATATTCAAGCATGAAGGGTCGGAACGGGTTGAAGCAGCTCCCATCGCCCCTGACAAACCAAAAATTGAATCGTTGTCAAAACTGACAGAAGCGGAAATAAGAGAACGCCCTGTTGTGCACATTGCCAACAATGTCATAGCCACTGCTGTAAAAGAAAGGGCAAGTGATATTCACATAGAGCCAAAGGAAAACAATTTCCTTGTTCGCTTCCGAATTGACGGTGATTTGAGAGATATATTCACCCTGGAAAAAAATACCGGGATTAAACTCACATCCAGATATAAGGCGCTTGGCGGCCTTGATATAGCGGAGAAAAGAAAGCCCCAGGATGGTGTCTTCGCGGCAGTTATAGATGAAAGAACCTTCAATCTCAGACTGTCCACAACTTCCACGCCCAACGGCGAAAGCATGGTCATGCGACTTCTGGAACCGGATGTAAAGCCGAAAGAGCTGACTGAGCTGGGCATGATGGACAAACAGACAAACACGCTGATCAAAGCCGCCAACCGGAAAGCCGGGCTAATCCTTATAGTGGGGGGCACAGGATCCGGAAAAACCACCACCATTTACAGCCTCCTGAGCAAAATAGACTCTCAAACCCGAAGCCTGATGTCCGTTGAAGATCCCGTTGAATACCGCATACCCTTTGCCAATCAGCAGCAGGTAAATGTAAAGGCCGGTGTTACCTTTGAATCCCTTTTGAAAGCTTCAGTCAGGCAGGACCCCGACATGCTGTACATGGGTGAGGTAAGGGATGGCTATTCTGCAAAAATGGCTATTGATTTTGCCAGCACCGGTCACCTGACCATTACCACCCTGCACACATCTAATGCCACCACCGCTATCTTTCGTCTCGAAAGACTGGGCATTGAACGAGGCACAATGGCAGATGTTATTCTGGCTATTGTCGCCCAGAGACTGCTGAAAAAGCTCTGTTACAATTGCAAGGAAATCGTACCGATCTCACAGGAAGAAATGGAAATGTTATCGCCATATACCGACGACATTCCATCCCGCGTTGCTCACCCTGTCGGTTGTACAGAGTGCAATGATACGGGTTATTATGGTCGCGAAGGAATCTATGAAATCATAGAATTCAATCCGGCTATTTCTGAAATGGTACGCATGGGAGCACCCGTTTCGGAAATCAGATCATTCGTCCAGGAAAGAGGCGATTACCTGATAAGTAACCATGCCCTGGAAAAGATTAAATTTTTTATCTTTAATCCGAAAGACATTTACGAAAATGTGCTTCTTGAGGAAATTGATTTCAAGAAAGCAAAACCGGTAGAAACGGTCACTGAAGCAGCATTAGCCGACGAAGCAAAAGAAGAGGGAGCATCTCTTCTTGTTGTAGAGGATGACGAAGACAATAAAAAACTGATCGAGCGCTTCCTGGAAAATCAGGGATACAGGATTATCACTGCAGAGGACGGCGTTGATGCCCTTCTTCACCTGGGCAAGGAACAATTTGACCTTATCCTTTCCGATGTGGACATGCCCAATTTAGACGGTTTTAAACTGCTTGAGATGGTCAGCCAGAAAGGAATTAAAACACCTGTAATATTCTTAACATCCAGAACCAGCCCGGAAGATGAAGAAAAAGGCTTCAAGCTGGGAGCCATGGATTACATAAGGAAGCCTATTCAAAAGGAAATATTGCTGTTGAGGGTCAAAAGAATCCTTGACGGGGCAAGAAAGCAGGGAAGCAGAGATGGATAAGGAAACATGAAGAAAGAGGAAGCGAGACCGGTATTTGACAGAGATTTTGCATTAGAAATAACTGACGGGGACATAGAATTCTTAAAAGAGCTGGTGGAGGTATTCAGCTCTCAGTATCCTGAAAAATTAGCGAGTATTTCCCTGGGAATAAAGGGAAAAGATTTTAAGACCATCAGCGAGACCGCGCACAGTTTAAAGGGGTCATCCGGTAATCTGGGTCTGACCCGGGTTTATGAACTCTCTTCCGAGATAGAAAGGCTTGCGGAAAAAGGGCAAACTGAAGACATAGAGAAACTTTACATAGAGATTGAAGAAGAGTTAGGCAGATTTAAAGAATTTGTTTCAATGCCCGGATGGGAGGAAGAATGAAAATACTGATTGCAGAAGATGAAACCATCTCTCGCATGATACTGATAAGAACATTGGAGAACCGTGGGTATGAGGTTTTATCGGCACGGGATGGACAGGAGGGATGGGAAATATTTCAGAAAGAAAAAGAGGATATTTCTATTGCCATACTTGACTGGATGATGCCGGGGATGAACGGGCTGGAATTGTGCAAGCGGATAAAAGAGGCCGTTACTTCTCATTATGTTTATGTAATATTCCTGACGGGGAAAAAAGATATAGAAAATATTGTTGAAGGGCTTGAAGCAGGTGCGGATGACTATCTGACAAAACCATTTGACAGGAGAGAGTTATTCTCCAGAATAGAAGTGGGACAGAGGATTGTCGATCTTGAAAGAGCTCTTAATGAGTCGAACCGGAAGCTCCATCAAATGGCTGTTACGGACAGTCTCACAGGGATTTTTAACAGAAGGGCCATTTTGGAACGCTTAGGGGATGAGCTTTCCCGTGCAGGCCGCGAAAAAATCCCTCTTTGCCTGATCATGCTTGACATTGATCACTTCAAAAGGGTTAATGATGAATACGGGCATATTGTGGGTGATAATGTCCTGGTAGAAGTTGTGAACAGGGTAAAGTCTCAACTGAGGTCATATGACATCATGGGCAGGTATGGGGGGGAGGAGTTTCTGCTTGGTGTACCTGGGGCAAACCCCGAAGCCGGCAGGAAAATTGCGGAAAAGCTTCGTACCTGCATCTGCGAAAGACCTTTTGAGATTGATGATAAAAGATTGAATGTGAGCATAAGCCTGGGCGTGACCAGCATAGTGCCGTCAAGAGATGGCAACACAAATGACTTCATAGAAGTTATGATAAAAACTGCTGACGACGCCCTCTATAAGGCAAAGGAAACGGGCAGGAACAGAGTGGTTTACGGATAGGATAAACTTCTCTTGTCATTCCCGCGGAGACGGGAATCCAGGATGTAGGGGCCGATGCCCTCATCGGCCCGTTCAGGGAACGGGCACTACAGTTAGGATTATTACGAAAGAGACTAAAAACATGGAAAAAAAGGCAAGGATTCTGGTTGTTGAAGATGAGAAGGTTGTTGCCGAGGATGTAGCGAGGATTCTACGGAAGCTTGGATACGATGTTCTTGCTGTTG
Coding sequences within:
- a CDS encoding Hpt domain-containing protein, translating into MTDEKIIVHVDPDIEDLIPGFLENRHKDIKTIGESLAVGDYETIQRLGHSMKGAGGGYGFDEITAIGSRIENAAKEENADEIQRQAGELLRYLENIEVVYE
- a CDS encoding diguanylate cyclase encodes the protein MKILIAEDETISRMILIRTLENRGYEVLSARDGQEGWEIFQKEKEDISIAILDWMMPGMNGLELCKRIKEAVTSHYVYVIFLTGKKDIENIVEGLEAGADDYLTKPFDRRELFSRIEVGQRIVDLERALNESNRKLHQMAVTDSLTGIFNRRAILERLGDELSRAGREKIPLCLIMLDIDHFKRVNDEYGHIVGDNVLVEVVNRVKSQLRSYDIMGRYGGEEFLLGVPGANPEAGRKIAEKLRTCICERPFEIDDKRLNVSISLGVTSIVPSRDGNTNDFIEVMIKTADDALYKAKETGRNRVVYG
- a CDS encoding Hpt domain-containing protein, producing MKKEEARPVFDRDFALEITDGDIEFLKELVEVFSSQYPEKLASISLGIKGKDFKTISETAHSLKGSSGNLGLTRVYELSSEIERLAEKGQTEDIEKLYIEIEEELGRFKEFVSMPGWEEE
- a CDS encoding ATPase, T2SS/T4P/T4SS family — translated: MNNLAKPLILCIDDYPDNLRLIERFLTDSYNVITADNGLKGLELAATEKPDLILLDIMMPEMDGYEVCSRLQKNNETAYIPVIFLTALGEEQGKGKAFSVGAVDYLVKPVRKDLLMEKVSKHLQTNSRWKEIQEDVKSWYERIQPADFIKFKESLFEQLNLDPEKKFKFANTPPSMIYSISSDIGTNESKTAKHIAEFLKLPYVPHINPEDVQLGVLPTTFCKSNHILPLKDKSGKKAFVVINPFDWELLDTMMKFSGLDKASNLIITEPENIEMIFKHEGSERVEAAPIAPDKPKIESLSKLTEAEIRERPVVHIANNVIATAVKERASDIHIEPKENNFLVRFRIDGDLRDIFTLEKNTGIKLTSRYKALGGLDIAEKRKPQDGVFAAVIDERTFNLRLSTTSTPNGESMVMRLLEPDVKPKELTELGMMDKQTNTLIKAANRKAGLILIVGGTGSGKTTTIYSLLSKIDSQTRSLMSVEDPVEYRIPFANQQQVNVKAGVTFESLLKASVRQDPDMLYMGEVRDGYSAKMAIDFASTGHLTITTLHTSNATTAIFRLERLGIERGTMADVILAIVAQRLLKKLCYNCKEIVPISQEEMEMLSPYTDDIPSRVAHPVGCTECNDTGYYGREGIYEIIEFNPAISEMVRMGAPVSEIRSFVQERGDYLISNHALEKIKFFIFNPKDIYENVLLEEIDFKKAKPVETVTEAALADEAKEEGASLLVVEDDEDNKKLIERFLENQGYRIITAEDGVDALLHLGKEQFDLILSDVDMPNLDGFKLLEMVSQKGIKTPVIFLTSRTSPEDEEKGFKLGAMDYIRKPIQKEILLLRVKRILDGARKQGSRDG